The genomic interval tgtgggtcTTGGTGGATTGTGCTTGTAACTGGGGATTTACAAGAGTTTTGTGTTTATGCAGAAATTGATTTATTGTTTGAATCCCTTATTTACAGTTGTGGGTCTTGTGGTTACCCTTTGCATTTGTCATCTGTAAATCGTATTGCCTCTGGTTCTGGGATAGGCTCTGATTATCAGAAATCTGTCAAGAAAGGTTTTATTTCCTTCCTGTCGGTTGATCTTAGTCGGTTCACGCAGGTTGATGAGGTAAACTGTTTTCCCGTCTCTTGGGGTCAGCGTTCAAAGACTAAGCTCCTTTGCCGCAAATGTGGAGTTCATATCGGTTATGGATATGGAGACTCATCTGTTCTTTGCGGTTTTGACTCTCCCACCTTGTCTACTTCAGCTTATAGAAAGTTTTCTGTGAAAATTCGAGCTCTGCAGCCCTCTGAAGATTGATAAAATGCTGCAGCAAACTGCATGCAACACTAGTAGTAATGCTCTTACTTTCATTATGGACTTGCCTGATGATTGTCTCTTCTTCATATTTCACCGCCTTGATTCTTGCTCTGATCGAGATTCCTTTGGCTTGACTTGCCACCGCTGTCTTCGTATTCAGAATCTTAGCCGTCGGTCCTTGCAGTTTCAGTGTTCATTTACGCAACTTGACATTTCCTCATTGTCCCATTCCAACACTATCATTAACAGCTCCCATGTTCATAGGCTGCTTACTCGTTTTCAGCATTTGCAGTCATTGTCCCTATCTGGTTGCACACACTTGCCTGATTCAAGCTTGAGCCATTTGGCAAGCTATGGTTCAAAGTTGCACACACTTCGCCTGGATTGCTGTTTTGGTATTACTGATCATGGGTTGTCTGTGGTAGCTACAAGTTGCCCCTCATTACAAGTCATCAGCCTTTACCGCTGTCAAATTACTGATGTTGGGCTAGAAAGTTTGTCTAATTTCTGCTCACTTTTAAAGGATGTGAACCTCTTGTACTGTTATGCTATTTCTGATTATGGGTTGAGAGCTCTTTCACAGAGATGCCGCCAACTTCAGGCAGTTCGGATATCAAATTGTAAGGGTGCCACTGGTATTGGCTTTCACGGCTGTTCCTCGACTTTAGCATATGTAGAAGCTGAGTCCTGTAAGCTTGAGCCAGAGGGCATATCAGGAATCGTCAGCGGAGGTGGGATTGAATATTTGAACCTATCTGGTCTGATTTGGCGTAAAGGTGAGACTGGTTTGGGAACAATTGGAAGAGGTTTTGCCCAGAGGCTTAAGATACTTAACCTCCGGATGTGTAGAACCATTGGTGATGAGTCTATTGTAGCAATTGCACA from Argentina anserina chromosome 2, drPotAnse1.1, whole genome shotgun sequence carries:
- the LOC126784050 gene encoding uncharacterized protein At4g08330, chloroplastic-like; protein product: MAPKEEKYPCPLIGKEESCGSCGYPLHLSSVNRIASGSGIGSDYQKSVKKGFISFLSVDLSRFTQVDEVNCFPVSWGQRSKTKLLCRKCGVHIGYGYGDSSVLCGFDSPTLSTSAYRKFSVKIRALQPSED
- the LOC126784878 gene encoding F-box/LRR-repeat protein 12, whose amino-acid sequence is MLQQTACNTSSNALTFIMDLPDDCLFFIFHRLDSCSDRDSFGLTCHRCLRIQNLSRRSLQFQCSFTQLDISSLSHSNTIINSSHVHRLLTRFQHLQSLSLSGCTHLPDSSLSHLASYGSKLHTLRLDCCFGITDHGLSVVATSCPSLQVISLYRCQITDVGLESLSNFCSLLKDVNLLYCYAISDYGLRALSQRCRQLQAVRISNCKGATGIGFHGCSSTLAYVEAESCKLEPEGISGIVSGGGIEYLNLSGLIWRKGETGLGTIGRGFAQRLKILNLRMCRTIGDESIVAIAQGCPLLEEWNLALCHEVRITGWSSIGTNCQNLEKLHVNRCRNLCDQGLEALRSGCKQLSILYMNGCVKVTSTAIELFKCYRGDVTIKVEERMCIGPMWSLR